One Lachnospiraceae bacterium C1.1 genomic region harbors:
- a CDS encoding histidine kinase: MGKSFGGIRSRLFFPVLTVLFISVSVLSFLNIRISADLLKNQITESTSKSLSNIRENFSEEFLALKVNLDQIYEEKDFIRDLTDELPEEKLRQNYASLARSFATTKIPTDSRVDAFYIYTADHKCISHYRRADTPTYRYPTDIYDDSDPNEDLNSDKVREYVESDRSDFMLSGYYNPYREKNVLRFVYKIYVNNRGKLVGYLVCDTDERMMTDRIESYTYYDGQVVCIQPIGDCVSVFTGKPEKTQRKILDTVSEKIRSENFTVNTNNLISNIDADMDRVFITSLSRYGIIFYSLYPEDMLRDKRGEMILAILSISGVILIAVVLFVWNYSNKVSGEFALMQKNADYKALQAQINPHFLYNTLETMSSIARRKKCEEISDLCLALSAMFRYSMGVKESIVPVQKEIEHIRNYLYVMTTRMQNNIEISLDLKNEHMGLMIPKLTIQPIVENSIKHGLSGVRGEKSLKIYSEENGEKVSIIVEDNGSGMNADEINKWLNSNDREEQKESIGLRNIHRRLQLLFGTDYGLKLERDEEISRVRILIPKKIELKEAV; encoded by the coding sequence ATGGGTAAATCATTCGGGGGAATACGTTCAAGACTCTTTTTTCCTGTCTTGACGGTATTATTTATCAGTGTTTCGGTTTTATCATTCTTAAATATCAGAATATCTGCAGATCTTTTGAAAAATCAGATCACTGAATCAACATCAAAATCACTTTCTAATATTCGGGAAAATTTTTCTGAGGAGTTCCTGGCTTTGAAGGTAAATCTGGATCAGATCTATGAAGAAAAGGATTTTATCCGGGATCTTACAGATGAGCTTCCGGAAGAAAAATTAAGACAGAATTATGCATCACTGGCAAGATCGTTTGCGACTACAAAGATTCCAACAGATTCGAGAGTAGATGCGTTCTATATTTATACGGCAGATCATAAATGTATTTCTCATTACAGGAGAGCTGATACACCGACTTACAGGTATCCGACGGATATTTATGATGATTCGGATCCAAATGAAGATCTGAATTCAGACAAGGTTCGGGAATACGTAGAGTCGGACAGGTCAGATTTCATGTTGTCCGGATATTATAATCCTTACAGAGAAAAAAATGTTCTCAGATTCGTTTACAAGATATATGTAAATAACAGGGGAAAATTGGTGGGATATCTTGTCTGTGATACAGATGAGAGAATGATGACCGATAGGATCGAGTCTTATACCTATTATGATGGACAGGTTGTGTGTATACAGCCAATTGGAGACTGCGTGTCTGTTTTTACGGGCAAACCTGAAAAAACTCAGCGAAAGATACTGGATACAGTTTCTGAAAAGATCCGTTCTGAAAATTTCACAGTTAATACCAATAATCTCATCAGTAATATCGATGCAGATATGGATAGGGTTTTTATCACTTCACTTTCAAGATATGGGATAATTTTCTATTCACTTTATCCTGAGGATATGCTTAGGGATAAAAGGGGTGAAATGATTCTTGCAATTCTCTCGATCAGCGGAGTTATACTGATCGCGGTGGTATTATTTGTCTGGAATTATTCAAATAAGGTCAGCGGAGAGTTTGCGCTGATGCAGAAAAATGCCGATTACAAAGCTCTCCAGGCACAGATAAATCCTCATTTTCTTTACAATACTTTAGAAACCATGAGTTCTATAGCCAGACGGAAGAAATGTGAAGAGATAAGTGATCTTTGTCTGGCACTTTCTGCAATGTTCAGATACAGCATGGGTGTAAAGGAAAGCATTGTTCCTGTGCAGAAAGAAATTGAGCATATCAGAAATTATCTGTATGTTATGACAACGAGGATGCAGAACAATATAGAGATTTCATTGGACTTAAAAAATGAGCACATGGGACTTATGATACCTAAATTAACGATACAGCCTATTGTGGAAAATTCTATTAAACATGGATTATCCGGTGTACGTGGAGAGAAAAGTTTAAAAATCTATTCAGAGGAAAATGGAGAGAAGGTGAGTATCATTGTCGAGGATAACGGCAGCGGAATGAATGCCGATGAGATCAATAAATGGCTCAACAGCAATGACAGGGAAGAGCAGAAGGAATCTATCGGGCTTAGAAATATTCACAGACGATTGCAGCTTCTTTTCGGTACAGACTATGGACTAAAGTTAGAGAGAGATGAGGAAATCAGCAGAGTCAGAATATTGATTCCAAAAAAAATTGAATTAAAAGAGGCTGTTTAG
- a CDS encoding response regulator → MKDIKEAAVIKSSDKQKKDIYKLLIADDEFWVRDELSDMLEWDRYGIDFLEVAEDGEKAWETVERDRPDILITDVNMPFMNGVDLVRKVKEKYPDTVVIMLSGYSDFEYVKESLLAGAMDYIMKPVSKMQMVQVLTKSLDHINEQISIKHNKEIERSRFLRAASSLNDREYSALITNEKKHRNDGFLRPSTAIGMKIPEGGFSTILIKIHGISSFAELFNYDMSLLSYTIKQRIEEDKDLNTLLIYNNIYRSSEFVILVNEKRDVLKEKAYYLLLSLKQFTGKIISIGLSDISFSDSDLYRSYREAKSALLMREFSDGSVVNASWDVLVNMKHEEEISVEIRENLEGIIQRKPQELKNYLFEELGLKYIREQKWTICRVQAIVRYLALTILAKSGRTGLQGESEPEDIVNSLIHHAENMEFEELISELRLILENFNGLAEETEPAVGSGRKTVQEVAKYIEEHFFENLSLSSLAERYHMESSYLSRLFRKETGMTIMNSIAYQRIERAKELMKDKNASITEIAFRVGYDDYNYFNRVFRKFEGVSPREFKEKNLLT, encoded by the coding sequence ATGAAAGACATAAAGGAAGCAGCAGTAATTAAAAGTTCTGATAAGCAGAAAAAAGATATATATAAGCTTTTGATCGCAGATGACGAATTCTGGGTTCGTGATGAACTCTCGGATATGCTGGAATGGGATAGATACGGAATAGATTTTCTGGAGGTAGCTGAGGATGGAGAAAAAGCCTGGGAAACGGTAGAGCGCGACAGACCGGATATTCTTATAACGGATGTAAATATGCCTTTTATGAACGGAGTTGATCTTGTCAGAAAGGTCAAGGAAAAATATCCGGATACAGTTGTGATCATGCTGAGCGGCTACAGTGACTTTGAATATGTAAAGGAAAGCCTTTTGGCAGGGGCTATGGATTATATCATGAAACCTGTCTCTAAAATGCAGATGGTACAGGTGCTTACAAAGTCACTGGATCATATCAATGAGCAGATATCCATAAAGCATAACAAAGAGATAGAGAGAAGCCGGTTTCTGCGTGCGGCATCGTCACTTAATGACAGGGAATACAGCGCACTAATAACTAATGAAAAGAAACACAGAAATGACGGGTTTTTGAGACCGTCAACCGCCATTGGAATGAAGATTCCGGAGGGCGGATTTTCAACGATCCTTATTAAAATTCATGGTATTTCTTCATTTGCAGAGCTTTTTAATTATGATATGAGTCTATTGTCATATACGATCAAACAGCGTATAGAAGAGGATAAAGACTTAAATACACTGCTGATCTACAATAATATATACCGAAGTTCTGAATTTGTTATTCTTGTAAATGAAAAAAGAGATGTGCTGAAAGAAAAGGCATATTACCTGCTCCTGTCACTTAAACAGTTTACGGGGAAGATCATATCGATAGGTCTCAGTGATATCTCATTCAGTGATTCAGATCTTTACAGATCCTACAGGGAAGCTAAAAGCGCACTTTTAATGCGGGAATTTTCAGACGGAAGCGTAGTGAATGCATCCTGGGATGTTCTTGTGAATATGAAGCATGAAGAGGAGATTTCTGTGGAGATCAGAGAAAATCTGGAGGGAATAATTCAAAGGAAACCACAGGAACTCAAGAATTATCTTTTTGAGGAGTTAGGATTAAAATATATACGGGAGCAGAAATGGACTATATGCCGTGTGCAGGCAATAGTCCGATATCTTGCGCTTACAATTTTGGCAAAAAGCGGAAGAACAGGATTACAGGGAGAATCTGAGCCGGAAGATATAGTAAATTCACTCATTCATCACGCTGAAAATATGGAATTTGAAGAACTGATATCTGAGCTTAGACTTATACTTGAAAACTTTAACGGACTTGCAGAAGAGACGGAACCTGCTGTGGGAAGCGGCCGTAAGACCGTTCAGGAAGTGGCTAAGTATATAGAGGAACATTTCTTTGAGAATCTGTCACTTAGCAGTCTTGCGGAAAGATATCATATGGAAAGCAGTTATCTTTCAAGACTTTTTCGTAAGGAGACCGGTATGACAATAATGAACAGCATTGCATATCAAAGGATAGAGCGTGCAAAGGAGCTTATGAAGGATAAAAATGCTTCGATCACTGAGATAGCTTTCAGGGTTGGTTATGATGATTATAATTACTTTAACAGAGTATTTCGTAAATTTGAGGGGGTATCGCCAAGAGAATTCAAGGAAAAAAATCTGCTGACGTGA